The following coding sequences lie in one Rutidosis leptorrhynchoides isolate AG116_Rl617_1_P2 chromosome 6, CSIRO_AGI_Rlap_v1, whole genome shotgun sequence genomic window:
- the LOC139852221 gene encoding KH domain-containing protein At3g08620-like yields the protein MSGLYNPNFSPARAVSPLIRTNPDADSQYLTELLEEHQKLQPFMQVLPVCSRLLNQEIMRVSGMLPNQGFNELDRLRHRSPSPMASSNLMSNVSGTRMGGWNGLPPERLSRPPGTTMDWQGAPASPSAYTVKRILRLEIPVDSYPNFNFVGRLLGPRGNSLKRVEGTTGCRVYIRGKGSIKDAEQEDKLRGRPGYEHLNEPLHILIEADLPASVVDIRLRQAQEIIEELLKPVDESQDYIKRQQLRELAMLNSNFREDSPGPSGSVSPFNTSSGMKRAKTGR from the exons ATGTCAGGTTTGTATAATCCTAACTTCTCTCCAGCAAGAGCTGTTTCACCACTTATCAGAACTAACCCAGATGCTGATAG TCAATACTTGACTGAATTATTGGAGGAGCATCAAAAGCTTCAACCTTTTATGCAAGTTCTTCCAGTATGCAGCAGATTATTGAATCAAG AGATCATGAGGGTCTCGGGTATGCTGCCTAATCAAGGGTTTAATGAGCTGGATAGACTGCGACATAGAAGTCCGAGCCCCATGGCGTCTTCAAATCTGATGTCAAATGTTTCGGGGACTAGAATGGGTGGCTGGAACGGTCTTCCACCGGAG AGGTTAAGTAGACCACCAGGAACAACTATGGATTGGCAAGGAGCTCCCGCAAGTCCGAGCGCATACACAGTGAAGAGAATTTTACGATTAGAGATACCAGTCGATAGTTATCCAAAT tttaacTTTGTTGGAAGGCTACTCGGTCCCAGAGGCAATTCACTAAAGCGGGTAGAGGGTACAACTGGTTGTCGCGTTTATATTAGAGGAAAAGGGTCAATCAAGGATGCAGAACAG GAAGATAAGTTGAGAGGACGACCCGGCTATGAACATCTAAACGAGCCTCTTCACATTTTGATCGAGGCGGATTTACCTGCAAGTGTTGTCGATATCAGGCTGAGGCAGGCACAAGAAATTATCGAAGAACTGCTTAAACCTGTG GACGAGTCCCAAGATTATATAAAAAGACAGCAGTTACGTGAACTGGCGATGCTCAACTCAAATTTTAGAGAAGATAGTCCTGGACCGAGTGGCAGCGTATCACCATTTAACACCAGCAGTGGAATGAAACGTGCAAAAACTGGACGTTAA
- the LOC139853856 gene encoding uncharacterized mitochondrial protein AtMg00810-like, with amino-acid sequence MLIFGTDHDQVDKTKEFMSSKFSMKDMGVANVILGIRIKRDDMGITITQSRYIEKILKKLNHEKCSTISTPIEHNIKLLPNTGNAVSKLEYSQAIGCLMYAMTSTRPDIAYVMGKLK; translated from the coding sequence ATGTTGATATTTGGCACCGACCATGATCAAGTGGATAAAACCAAGGAATTTATGTCATCAAAGTTCTCAATGAAGGATATGGGAGTGGCGAATGTGATCCTTGGTATAAGGATTAAACGTGATGACATGGGTATCACAATCACTCAATCTCGATATATTGAGAAAATTCTCAAGAAATTGAATCATGAGAAGTGTTCGACGATTAGTACCCCTATTGAACATAATATTAAGCTTTTGCCTAATACGGGCAATGCGGTATCgaaacttgaatactctcaagcaaTAGGTTGTTTGATGTATGCTATGACTAGTACAAGACCGGATATTGCTTATGTTATGGGGAAGTTAAAGTAG